Genomic DNA from Channa argus isolate prfri chromosome 10, Channa argus male v1.0, whole genome shotgun sequence:
atttatttaggatTGGTTAATTTAAGTCTGTTTGGATCTCTTTCGAAGAAGAGGTCTTATTATCGTCAGACAGGTTCCCGCCGCATTCCACCACGGCTCAAATTGAACATAATAGCCGTCCATCTGCTGGGGCTGTGTTTAAAGGTCAGATGGCAAAGGAAGGGTATGTGGGAGGATCAAACAGACAGCCTATAATTCACTAAGCAAGCTGAAGACTAGGTGAGGTGTTTGGGGAGTCATGTCCCACAAGAAAATTTAGAAATCTATTTTCAGGATGAGACATTAGAGGAATACGCATTGTTTATGTACATACAAATATTGTTTCCAGCTCGTTGCATGAAAAGTCAGAATGATGACTTCACGCAACGTGCGGTGTGATATGCGTGACAGGATTTTAATTGTATGATAAAAGAACAATAAtgctttaaattatatttaaatgttcaaatgaaGCTTATGTTAATCATGTATTAGATTCTGAAGTAGAAAGTACATCAAGGAGTTGGAAAACCGTTTCTTTTCCCGGCACCTTTCCATCCAATAAATAATCGTTACCTTCAGGCTGTGGTGTGTAATTAAATTATCTGTTTATCATCACACTATAAATCCTCCTAAGTGCTTTAAGCACCGACAGGCTGTTTTAAAAACACCCGCACAGCTGCcaagtatttttatgtttttatttggagTACAGAACAGTTGCAACTGTGCATCAGTTTGTCCCACAGGTAGTACTATAAGTACTATAGACCCATAGTGCACACAGGGAGGAAGGGAAGAAGAAgatatgaaaacagaaaaaagtctaTATGAGCCATAAAAATGGTTCGGAAAAGGTCAAGTGATTGaggaagaataaaaagaaaggatGAGGGCggagaaaagaatgaaaaatgagTAGTACTGTGGGAGACTGTCGAGAAAAGGGCAAAGACAGATACACAAGAAAGAGATACAGCACTGGAGAGAAAGGCTGACAGATGAAGGGAGTgaaggcatttaaaaaaagcatgacTCACAATATCATCTTCTCTTGGCAGAGGGGGTGTTTGGGTTTGATCTCCAGCTTCTGTACATCCTTGTATCTGATTTTTGGGCCTTTTCTGGTGCACCTGCACTTGTAGGCTGTTGAGGAATCAAACACGTTGACATGAACGACTTTGTCATTTGTCTCTGTATTTTTTCATAAGAGTAACTTAATGAAGTCGTGGTACTGGAGAATTAGGAAACTGACCATCTGGAAACTGAACTGTGTGACAGATGATTCAAATCAGTCCTGTAATTTCTGCCAGCCATGAAACATCCGAAGACAGGGAACTGATGAAAAAGTTAATTCTTTGCGATGTGACTTAAAATTAGCTCTCAATCATCATCAAGTCCCCAGAGAATCCTGGTATTACATACTGACAAATCTGTACCTCACTGGTAATAATGTGTATTGTATCAGGTAACTCTGATTCCCACCCTTGTTCATGCACTttgtacattaaaatacattttgaataaagtCACACATATAAGACGGGCAGTATTCTGAAATTCTGAAAATTGAAAAACTAGAAAAATTCCTTGATGCTCTTTGCCAGTTGTAATGCTTTTGTTTGATCCATTGTAGGGCTGATGATACATAACCTCAAAATGAAGGGATTCAAGTTAGGCAGAGGGAAAACTATGGCTTTAACTCTCACTTTTCATGTTTAGACAATTCTTGCACTCTAAGGACTGGGGACAGATGCACGCAATGATTTAACCGATTTTACATCAGACTTCTGAAGCGCgtatatatttagttttatctTGTCAAAGTCAAGTTGGATAGTGGTTTCTAGTCTCATATGCTGCAAAataaagacagaggagatgagTTTCTGTGGGTTGTATATTTTTGCGATGGGAGGTGATGACCTGGATAGTCCAAGGCTGCTGCTATCTGTCCTGACTGCTGCCACTAAATCTGCCACAGTGGAGCCAGCACTCAGCAGACACACTACACAACGAAGGTTAATTAAGCTGAAGAGCAGTTAAtacatgtatgtacagtatactaTCAGGACTGCGCAATGATGGAATAAAGAACACttcacaaagacagaaacagatttCAAGCACTTGCTTATTTCTATTCTCAGCTGTCTACAGATGGCACAAgtgaatcattttaaaaatctaattttgatAAATTCTCTGCCACATTTCCATTTACATGAAATCTGCATTTAAGGAACCTATATGTGCCAATCAGTTTTGTGTAAAACGCAAAGCACACCTTCCTATGTCTTCTAAAAACTATGATGCTatgcaaatatatttaactATATTTCACAAGGagctgacaaacacaaacactgtcccccaatgaacagaaacactgagcctactattccctccAAAGTTGACAGATGTTGAAACAAATTTCCCACTGTGGAGTTTCCTCAAAATGTTTTGCTAAATTAATCTGCACTACAAAAGGTGAATCCAAGAGTGGTTTGCAGGTTGTTAAAAGACTTAAGAAAATCATGCCCTTAAACCAAAGTTGTATTCACCCCTAgaatttatgaataaatgtatttatttatttatttgacaaaataaagttttgaagAAATAAACTGACCTGACTGGTCACATTAGGAGTAAAACACATGCAGCAGGTGTTATGTTGGTGATGTCAGCATAAACATAAGCATTTTGTGAACATAAGCATGAAGCTGAAGCACCACTTTAGCCAAGTAGTTGTTGCCTGATTTGCAGGGAGCAGGGAATCTTTGGCAGCACTTCACTCGTGATTCAAACAGGCTTTGGTTAAAAGGTTTTTGCCCTAAATCTCTGCATCTGCTCcttcatacatttaaaacagcaaacaaagcgTTAAATGTATAAGTTCACTGGTCGTTACGTCACCACTGCTttagcgcattaaaacttactcagcaatgaaaagatgaaaagtaTTGTACTTTACCTTCTGAGCTCAGGAAGTATAACGCCACCACTAACAAAAGTACCGCCGCTGTGCTCCGATGcatgtcttcacacacacacacacacacacacaaaaagacggACAGATGGATGCGTTGTAAACAGGCTCCTTAAACTCGACCTCTTTACgattaaatgcacaaaataataACCGCAAAGTATTTAGAAACGCAACTATATCCACTTGCAGGGAGTTCTGAATGGCCGAACTGGGGAAGCCGCTTTTGGTCCCTTCAGAGCGCTGATTTGTGCAACTCCGCCTGTGCGTCCTGAGCGCTTGGATAAATCTCCAATGACTCGttaggtctctctctctctctctctctctctccccttctcgCTGCCTCTGTTTAGAGGCAGGCAGCAGCTCTTTTAAAAAGCAGCCCCCTGCCCCCCTCTCATTAATATGCACCGCCAGACAGCGAATCAAACACTTGTGTTCCTGCGAGGGAGAAGTGGGGAACATGGAAAGGGAGGGAGCAGGAGGaaatcaacatcatcatcaacaacaacaacaacaacaacaacaacaacaacaacaacaacagcagcagcagcagcaacaacaacaacaacaacaacaaaaaacgtGCACAGAAATGAGGTTGGAATAACGTCTGCTGGTTTAGGCTAATTTGGGTCTGCTCTTGCAGTCCGGATTATAACTTGACAGAAAACTTGGTGGCAGTGGATAAAAATCAAGGTGACTATAAAGTTAAGAAACACACAAGAAATGAGACCATGTACAGATTCAGGGTATATTGCTGTATGAAGCCAAATTAATCAACTAATTAttagaaatgcatttattttccaCTGGTCAAAAATGAATGTGCTTAGACCAAAATCATCAACAATTAGTCAACATTACAAAGAGGCCAAATCAGACATAATTAGGGGTTTTATTCTGGAGCTCTACTAAAATATGTCACAACCAGAATAGGAATCAGAATCAGTATTATTGGCCAAGTATGCTCACACATACAAGGAGTTAGATTCTGTACAAGAATAAACACATAAAGACAATATAACACTGACAGCGTAACAGACTAACAGCTACAATGTGGATAAGATGAGTAGAAGTGAGTATGAGGTCAGCTGCTTAATGAGTGTGATGGCCTGAGGAAATAAAACGGTTCTGGTGTCTGGTGGTTTTGGCAGACAGAGCTCTGTAGCGCCTGCCAGaggggagaagctggaagagGTTGTGTCCAGGGTGAGGGGGTCTGTGGTGATTTTCTTTGCTGGATTCCTGGCTCTCAATGTGTACAAGTCTGGGAGAGTGGGCAGGAGTGCAATGATCCTTTCTGCAGTTCTTATCCTCTgttgcagtctgttcttgtcctGTTTGGTGGCTGCTCCAAATCAGATTGTGATAGAGGACAGACTCATTGACAGCAGAGAAGAACTGGATTAGCAGCTCCTGTGACAGGTCCAACTTCTTCAGCTGCCACAAGAAATACATCCTCTGCTGAGCCTTTTTGAGGATGGAGTTATTATGTTATTCTTCCACCTCAGGTCTAGGGAGACAGGGGACCCCAAGAATTTGAAGACTTCCACTGTTGACACAGGCCTGGTGGATATGATGAGGGGGGCAGAGTAGGGGGGAGCTCCTCCTGAAATTCACTGTCATCTCCTCAGTCTTCAGCATTTCCAACTCCAAGTTGTTTTGATTGCACCACAACACCAGCTGACCAACATCCTGTCAATATGCAGTCTCATTATCTCGGATCAGGCCAATAACAGTTGTATCGTCTGCAAATTTTAGGAGCTTGACAGTTGAGTCGCTTGAGGTGCAGTCGTTTGTGAAAGGAGAGAAGCAATAAGGGCAAAGGACACATCCTTAAGGACCACCAACTTTCCCATCTTTCCCTGCTGTGTCCCATTAGTCAGGATGCTGGGGATCCACTGACAGATGGAGGGGCTTGCAGAGTGTTGGGAGAGCTTGGAGGATAGGATTTCTGGAGCAATGGTGTTGAATGCCAAGCTAAAatccaggggaaaaaaaagggctgTGCATTAAGTCCCAGGGCTGTCAAGGTGTCCCCGGATGTAGTGCAGTCTCACCTTACCTGCATCATCTACTGATCTGTTTGCCATGTGAGCAAACTGCGGGGGTTAGAGGAGTAGACACGGGTGTGGTGGTAGTGATCACTGAGCTAATGTAGGTGAGCGGTGTGGAGTTGAGGCTTTCAAATCTACATTCAAATTTGTTAGGCCATCTGTAAGAGAATTAAAGTGTCCTTAACTTGTTTCTGGTCACATACTAGGGTTAATGGTTGTGTAATTTACATACTTTTAGACAATTTGGGATTCCAAAaactgcttccttttttttttttttataattgacCTTCAGTGCATGCAGCACTGAAGCTCTGTATAAGGTTGTTCGTCTCAACTATGTACTAAATTGTTGGAATGAAAAACACCTGCCCAGTGGTGTGTCCGGCTGAtgtgtaattgtttttggaaaataatGGAAGTGTGTGGCACAGGCAAAAAAGCTAAGTCCGTCAAGATTGAAACTACCCACGAGGCATTTCATGGTAGGCTTTAGCATCTGTACGGTGATTatgattaattttaaaaaagagctTTAAAAATTTGAGTGTAGTAAGAATACACGGTGTAAAGTATCCTCAGCTTCATATCTGAACATTTTGAGAGATGGTGGTTACCAAGGCATGGACTGCATTAGCAAAGTTTTTGTGaaataatatactttttttctttgtatttaatgttcagttaaataaattattttcacttGAGCCACAGTTTTAGTGAACTTATTATGTCACTCTTTATCATAGTATTATAGtacatcatttcattttaaaatgatcaaattcaGCCATGACACTGTGAATACAACCGTTTTTTGCAATATTCTCATCTATGCTCTCTATATGAATAAATGCAGTCATTGTTCCAGGGCACACCATCGGGGTGAACCTTTAGCCTGTAAGAGATAGCCCTGAGAAGGTCTCACCCCTCCCACATTAGTCGCTCTGACCACGGTATTAAACAGCATTCATCACCATCCTGCATCAACAGGgaattgtgtgtgcgtgtgtgtgttcagtctaCCCTCACGAACACATACGCACAGTATGTTCACCTCCCTCCCCCGAACACTGATGCAATCAACTTCTGTCATCACTCAAACCAGTGGCCATGAAATGTCTGCTTGCACCAGTGTGACCTCTGCTTATGTGTGAATGCCTGCACGTCCATATTAGTGACATGTACCTACGTGAATACTAGCATGTAGATCTGCAAAATGTTCCACTGATGTGTGACAGTTTCTCAGTCCCTCAGGACATAACACACCCAGTGTGCTGAGCTTTAAGCCCAATAAGCCAAATTCCTAGGTTTTATCTGAACATTGAAAACCTTGGAATCTGGGTCTCATACAGAGAGCAATCCGTTctttggattctgtttttatgaacAACAGTACAACAACAACTATCATTTGCTGCTAACTGTGACGGATTAGGATGTGTACCCTGCAGGATACTCACGCTTTGTGAAGCACCTCTTTTTGATCTCAGGATAAACGACATTGACGAGCTGTCTGCTCCTGTCTTCAGTTTAAGTTGCCAATAATCAGTCAGACATCTGTTGCCTTGATTTATTAGATGTTAGCATCACTAAATACCAAAGGAAAGAAACTGAAGGCAGTAATACAAGTTAGAAATACGAGGGTCCCAGCCAAAAGGATTCTGTCTTGAAAAGACGATAAATGTGACATCATTTGTCTCCGTCAGTCGAAAATTGTGGTGCCTTCCAAAAAGTTTATTTCCCAATCACTAAGCAGGAGCTCACTGAACACATTAGGAACATCTCAACAGTTGCACTTACAATAGTTATGTGTTAATTCCAACACACATAAAATTATATGAAGAAGACATAGTGTCCTTAAGAATATAATTAGTCGGTTTATACCAGATGGTAGAAAGACGGTGCCAATTTTGCAAACAATAATTGCTAATGAAATCTGGAAAGCCCTAAAACAGCTGTTCCTAAACTTTTTCTCACATCTCTCTGCAGCGATATGTTGTGAACTCAAATACCTCTTCTTGATCCACAGTGTAGAagtcagacacactgctccTGTGGGCTTTTCTTCACTCCAAAAGTCatgatccttttttttaaataaatgttgccCTACACGCTCTGAATTGGCATTTCCTTGAATTGTGGCCGGTCAACTGTGAACGCATCATACATTTTAGTAACTCACATCAGTTTGCAcaatatttataatgaaatgtgttttcacacaATAACTAAATTCTACACAGAAAACCAAGCTAGTTCGTGCTGCTGGCTGACAAGCAAAAAGGTGAGAggatttaatgtttgttttagcaTCTGTCTGGTCATTGTTGACaatatgattaattaattaaaaagaaaaaagaaatttgcaGGAGATGTTTCACTACATTCCAAGTTTTTTACTAAATTAGATAGTATTCACACCCCATTAGTTTTTGCTCAATAACCTAAAATGACCTTAAACAACTCTATAATGGATGGGCATATTTTATGAATCAAATAGTAATCAGATTGTCAAACTAGCTCAGCTACTCTGCACTGCAGTGTTTGTGGCGGACGGTGACAAGCGGTTTAAGGCTGCAGTTCTACTTTCGTTTAAATAGTGAAGGGGGCTCAGTGTCCCACTCTTGTATGTCagtaaaaaatttaatttagggAGTAGATCAACTTCCCACTAGACTGAATTCCAGGTTAAAAGAATGACTTGGTCTACGTAGAACTCCACTGCTTGCTGGACTGTGAACTCCATTGCACCTGGGAGCTCAGGAGCCATGCACTACATCTTACGGCTTTTAGTGGACTTGGCAGCGGCGCAAGTGTAGATTTAATTCACAGGGGAAATTGTTCTGTTTATCCAAAAGTCAAACATGGCAGAGGGAGTGCAGGGTGTTTAGTTTGGAATgatatgtgttaaatgtgtgagaagcgagagaaagaagagaaagagtatcagcagcagcagcagcagagacagacagtgtgtttgttggtAGGCAGACTGGCTGTTTAGATGCAGACTGCAGGTAAAGCCCTTTGACTTTCTACTAATAACGGTTACCTGTCTTATCAGTTTTACTCTATTCACTGCAGTCTGTTAACCtttaaagaaagttaaaaaCCTCAACTACtttcagcaaaaaacaaatacattaaataaaacacctGGTTTCGGTTTTGTGCCAGAAATCAATCCAGCCGAGTTTTTAAATGGGAGAAAATGTGACCTAGTGGCACACAGTGTTTGGAAAtcatcaatcatttaaaaacttacatttgtggtttttggTTAGTCAGCTGTTCTTAGTCAGCTGTCAGTAAGTGTCACACAAAAAGCAGAACATCTTCcaataaaagtaagaaaacaataaaaccaagaCTTAGGCCTTTCtgaatatgtattttatattaaatcaaaCCATTGCTATGCTAAAGTTCAAAGAATGAACAtcgttaaatacattttgtacagtAATGCAAGAGTGAATCCAACTCCTGTAAATGTGAAACTTGCTTCTAGTCTTTAGTTTCACAGCTGCTCACTGTCAGAataacagagcagaacagaacacCTCTTATTGTGACTGTCTTTTGAAGTCAGGTAATTAAGGATAATCCTCCTTTCTGAGGGTAGGTTGGGGTTTAGATCAAAGTGAGGAGTAGGTGTTGGGAACATGATTATATGCAAAGGGCCATGTTTATAATTTTCTtaacaattttgaaaaaacatgcaGATTAAATAACCCATAGTGCAGAGCAGCTCAAACCCAGTAGTAATAATAATCTCTGTAATACTATATAGAAAATATGCAACTGTCTGATATATTTTGCTGATaactacttttctttttattttatcttatatTTAAACCTAAGACATTAAGGTTTAAAGCTATAGTGTGTAAATTAAGCTAGTGCCATCTTGAAAATCAgaatcagtcctctctgctcagTCCTCATGTTTTTTAACACATCTAGGTTTAAATACTAtcaaagaaaagctgaaattctgaacttCCACCTCATATGTATCTTTAGATCTTAACCCCGTTGCTTCtgcaaacagcaaaaacaaatgaattggccttgccgttccaatacttttagagTGGATTGTATTCTGTGtataatttgtaatattttgtagGCAAATTAGCCAGCCTTTAATCCATCCATTAATTTGCATCTAACCTATTTGCATGTGGTCCCTGGCTTTGTTGTCCTACAGGTGCTCGTGTTTGCTGTGACAGTCCAAACACATAAAGACAGTGAGACAATGTGGAGGTCTGCATGCACACGGGCCAGCAGGCACACAGACAAGTATGCAGACAGGTAGGCAGGAGCTGAAGGTAATTAAGAGAAATAATGATGGGCTCTACATGCTTGGGCAAAGCCGGCATGTAGGGACACAGACAGGTGTGCAGATGCTTGGAATTAATTACTGGTAATAACGCGATGTTAAATACTGGATATGTGTTGCTGTTTCCATGCAACATCAGCATTGGTGCAGCAACTAATAAACCAGTGAACAGAAAGTATATACAATTTATAGCCATAAACTCTGTAAACACTGAAACGTGTTTGTAGCTCTGGGCGAGGTTGATTTAGAGCAGCACAGCAGCTCACCGGACAGTCGGGAAGGACAGACAGGAGGTATGTCAAAAGGCCGGTGAGAGGAATTATCTGAGATGGAGTGGAGAGGGAGGCCAACTGCCCTGGGCAAAGATGTTGCTCCTGAAACTGTCATGTTCACAGGTTTTCATAAGTTTAAAGTCAGCGGGCTAAACAATGTCGACAAAGTTTGCAACGAGATTGTAACTGGAGGCTAACGTTTTTCTTTCAGGGACAAACAATTCTTTCTCTTGTGataattttgtgtatttgtttcagTAAAGTTGAGAAGTTTGTGTTCCAACATCAGTATTTTTAGTTAGAaaattttacagctttaaaaaaaacatactgacGTTACAAAGGTTCGCTGGAGGTAGCTAACAGACACTGTGCTGCCTTTGATTGACAGGCTGAAATCCAACTGATATCAGAAAGGATCTCGAAACAGACCAGAAACTTATGTTCTTTGTTACTTTCCTCTTGTtccttaaatgttaaatggttttTAGTGTAGagatttattattatacataCGTTGCTCTTGTGCAAAAACGAAATACTTTCCTGACATACAAAGAACAGACGTCCAACACACTTTTAGTTTGAACTTGTTTCAATTTGCATTTCTTCTTCAGAAGAAGAAGTGTTTCATAAACTATACCTGTTGTTTGACAGTGAATAGTTTAGCATGAAGAGGTAAAGGCATTTAACAGTATATCTGTAAAAATCCTACATTCGTGTCACCTAGCACATAAACAGACAGACCATTAGTGCTTTGCAGACAGACCTGCTGTCAGTCTTGGCATAGTCTAAATTTTGGTAGAAGAGCATGTTCAGAATGCCATAGATCAACATTACGCACAAGGCCACTGTAGAGGCTATAATAGCTGAAAATAAGGACCACTGTATTCAGCTTGATATGTACTGTAAGTAGAACAAAAATTACACCCAAGTGAAAAACATTGTGGtggatggaaaaacaaaatggtgtGAACATGGTCGGTTATACTCTGTGAACACGGCCTAGCTCTAGATTATGTAGTTTGCATTAAGCTATAACAGAGTGGACGGGgagcaaaagataaaaatgcatagcaaaaaaaccaaaaaaatgattgaaaataAGAATAAAGTGCAGACATTTAAAATCGGGACTTGCTTTAATACGCAATCAATCAGTTTTACCTGTTCACTATCTTGCAGATAGTTAGACTAGATCTTTTTCTACTGCGTCAAATCAACAGGTGTAGTCAGTGTCAGTATCTAACACCGTACCACGTGCCACAGCCCTAACGTGCACCTATGGCTGGACACCCgtcagcttagcttagcataaagactggaaacagccAGTTTAAATGTAACAATGTCCTCCTGCCAGCACATCTAAAGCTCACTGACGGACACTTGAGAATAGAATCTTTATTGTCTCCAATGAGTATGTAGACATTT
This window encodes:
- the cxcl14 gene encoding C-X-C motif chemokine 14 encodes the protein MHRSTAAVLLLVVALYFLSSEAYKCRCTRKGPKIRYKDVQKLEIKPKHPLCQEKMIFVTMENVSRFKGQEYCLHPKLQSTKNLVKWFRIWKDKHRVYEA